The following are from one region of the Capsicum annuum cultivar UCD-10X-F1 chromosome 1, UCD10Xv1.1, whole genome shotgun sequence genome:
- the LOC107840158 gene encoding protein LNK2 isoform X5 — protein MFNWNDKELTDIIWGETGESDDHIVPHPDGSEGKAPSYGDNIKKEWAVEASNIKPTDQKKSTTKTDLSNIKLDGSSKHDSGGASITAGCRMELGADLSLTNATKSNQYSLGAEASNNLTEVPKHECLRDEGNRLGDDSRVLHHQNEELEQGDFIDYGWANIGSFDDLDKIFSNNNPLFGDTSLPNTLDLWSSCKDVTSSPDKSIPLSIDSPRLALGSPGSPSKRLKVKTEYRLDREKSSTADEENVNDITFNVPLCTDARDHGGGKSMLLPKQKFSHVQGNNQERLLHGRLKLEQEGKFAQLQELCGSLSPHLNKFGMPSVTNQPCPASDLSQQSQLQGPECLQHKHFPGPFFASSIYGDTGNSNHFNKSQDASSKSLMMTPQEKIEKLRRRQQLRAMLAIQKQQQQFSYQTAKEGGSLEENLSCIPSLDPSSPLEQGDSNTACLAVENSSVEDTAVYLLQDVISKLDLKIRLCIRDSLFRLARSATQRQCGNDSCSTKKGGREVSKKEINTNNRPPYVETQTNPIDRTVAHLLFHNPSELPSTLAEFPKLSMFSMLNCERKAIGSPSFPDRFLQENSETNSTTAHQGPNASASDNEVDIMKSSPCIECFENASNNEGADASVIGVEAAS, from the exons CTAACGGATATAATATGGGGAGAAACTGGTGAGAGCGATGACCACATAGTGCCACATCCTGATGGAAGTGAAGGGAAAGCTCCATCTTATGGAGATAACATTAAGAAAGAATGGGCTGTGGAAGCTTCTAACATCAAGCCTACTGATCAGAAGAAATCTACAACTAAAACGGATCTGAGTAATATTAAACTAGATGGCAGTTCAAAACATGATAGTGGTGGAGCTAGCATCACAGCTGGATGCAGGATGGAATTGGGCGCTGATCTATCATTGACCAATGCTACAAAGAGTAATCAATATTCCTTGGGTGCTGAAGCATCTAATAATCTGACCGAAGTTCCAAAACATGAATGTCTTCGAG ATGAGGGAAATCGGCTTGGTGACGATTCTCGAGTTCTTCACCATCAGAATGAGGAACTGGAGCAAGGTGATTTTATTGATTATGGATGGGCTAACATTGGAAGTTTTGATGACCTTGATAAGATATTTAG CAACAACAACCCACTATTTGGAGATACAAGCCTTCCTAACACTCTCGACCTATGGTCATCTTGTAAAGATGTTACAAGCAGCCCAGATAAGTCTATTCCCTTGTCTATTGACTCTCCGAGGTTGGCGCTAGGATCTCCGGGAAGCCCATCCAAAAGATTAAAAGTTAAAACCGAATACAGGCTAGACCGAGAGAAGTCCTCCACTGCTGATGAAGAAAATGTTAATGACATCACATTTAATGTACCTCTGTGCACTGATGCTAGGGACCATGGTGGAGGCAAAAGTATGCTTTTACCGAAGCAAAAG TTCTCTCATGTACAGGGAAATAACCAGGAAAGACTATTGCATGGTCGACTTAAATTAGAACAAGAAGGTAAATTTGCTCAGTTGCAGGAATTATGTGGATCCTTGTCTCCTCACCTGAACAAGTTTGGCATGCCATCTGTAACGAATCAACCTTGTCCAGCTTCAGATCTCAGTCAACAAAGTCAGCTTCAAGGACCAGAATGTTTGCAGCACAAACATTTTCCAGGTCCTTTTTTTGCTTCTTCTATCTATGGGGATACGG GCAATTCAAATCATTTCAACAAGTCTCAAGATGCTTCATCAAAATCTTTGATGATGACGCctcaagaaaaaattgaaaaactaagAAGGCGGCAGCAATTGAGAGCAATGCTTGCCATTCAGAAACAGCAGCAGCAGTTTAGCTATCAAACTGCAAAGGAAGGGGGATCTCTTGAAGAGAATTTGAGCTGTATCCCTTCTCTGGACCCAAGCTCACCTTTAGAACAGGGTGACTCCAACACGGCTTGTTTGGCAGTTGAAAATTCCTCAGTGGAAGACACGGCAGTGTATCTTCTTCAGGATGTTATCTCAAAG TTGGACCTCAAAATAAGACTCTGTATAAGAGATAGCTTGTTCCGACTGGCTCGAAGTGCTACACAGAGGCAATGTGGCAATGATAGTTGCAGCACCAAGAAGGGTGGAAGAGAAGTCagcaaaaaagaaataaacaccAATAACAG ACCACCCTATGTAGAGACTCAGACGAATCCAATAGACCGCACTGTAGCTCATCTGCTCTTCCATAATCCGTCGGAGTTGCCATCAACACTTGCTGAATTTCCCAAGTTATCAATGTTTTCTATGCTCAATTGTGAAAGAAAAGCAATTGGTTCACCAAGCTTTCCAGACAGATTTTTGCAAGAGAATTCTGAAACTAATTCAACCACAGCTCACCAGGGACCAAATGCTTCGGCCTCTGATAATGAAGTGGATATAATGAAAAGTAGCCCCTGCATTGAGTGTTTTGAGAATGCATCAAACAATGAAGGAGCAGATGCTAGTGTTATTGGGGTTGAAGCCGCATCGTGA
- the LOC107840158 gene encoding protein LNK2 isoform X8 encodes MFNWNDKELTDIIWGETGESDDHIVPHPDGSEGKAPSYGDNIKKEWAVEASNIKPTDQKKSTTKTDLSNIKLDGSSKHDSGGASITAGCRMELGADLSLTNATKSNQYSLGAEASNNLTEVPKHECLRDEGNRLGDDSRVLHHQNEELEQGDFIDYGWANIGSFDDLDKIFSNNNPLFGDTSLPNTLDLWSSCKDVTSSPDKSIPLSIDSPRLALGSPGSPSKRLKVKTEYRLDREKSSTADEENVNDITFNVPLCTDARDHGGGKSMLLPKQKGNNQERLLHGRLKLEQEGKFAQLQELCGSLSPHLNKFGMPSVTNQPCPASDLSQQSQLQGPECLQHKHFPGNSNHFNKSQDASSKSLMMTPQEKIEKLRRRQQLRAMLAIQKQQQQFSYQTAKEGGSLEENLSCIPSLDPSSPLEQGDSNTACLAVENSSVEDTAVYLLQDVISKLDLKIRLCIRDSLFRLARSATQRQCGNDSCSTKKGGREVSKKEINTNNRPPYVETQTNPIDRTVAHLLFHNPSELPSTLAEFPKLSMFSMLNCERKAIGSPSFPDRFLQENSETNSTTAHQGPNASASDNEVDIMKSSPCIECFENASNNEGADASVIGVEAAS; translated from the exons CTAACGGATATAATATGGGGAGAAACTGGTGAGAGCGATGACCACATAGTGCCACATCCTGATGGAAGTGAAGGGAAAGCTCCATCTTATGGAGATAACATTAAGAAAGAATGGGCTGTGGAAGCTTCTAACATCAAGCCTACTGATCAGAAGAAATCTACAACTAAAACGGATCTGAGTAATATTAAACTAGATGGCAGTTCAAAACATGATAGTGGTGGAGCTAGCATCACAGCTGGATGCAGGATGGAATTGGGCGCTGATCTATCATTGACCAATGCTACAAAGAGTAATCAATATTCCTTGGGTGCTGAAGCATCTAATAATCTGACCGAAGTTCCAAAACATGAATGTCTTCGAG ATGAGGGAAATCGGCTTGGTGACGATTCTCGAGTTCTTCACCATCAGAATGAGGAACTGGAGCAAGGTGATTTTATTGATTATGGATGGGCTAACATTGGAAGTTTTGATGACCTTGATAAGATATTTAG CAACAACAACCCACTATTTGGAGATACAAGCCTTCCTAACACTCTCGACCTATGGTCATCTTGTAAAGATGTTACAAGCAGCCCAGATAAGTCTATTCCCTTGTCTATTGACTCTCCGAGGTTGGCGCTAGGATCTCCGGGAAGCCCATCCAAAAGATTAAAAGTTAAAACCGAATACAGGCTAGACCGAGAGAAGTCCTCCACTGCTGATGAAGAAAATGTTAATGACATCACATTTAATGTACCTCTGTGCACTGATGCTAGGGACCATGGTGGAGGCAAAAGTATGCTTTTACCGAAGCAAAAG GGAAATAACCAGGAAAGACTATTGCATGGTCGACTTAAATTAGAACAAGAAGGTAAATTTGCTCAGTTGCAGGAATTATGTGGATCCTTGTCTCCTCACCTGAACAAGTTTGGCATGCCATCTGTAACGAATCAACCTTGTCCAGCTTCAGATCTCAGTCAACAAAGTCAGCTTCAAGGACCAGAATGTTTGCAGCACAAACATTTTCCAG GCAATTCAAATCATTTCAACAAGTCTCAAGATGCTTCATCAAAATCTTTGATGATGACGCctcaagaaaaaattgaaaaactaagAAGGCGGCAGCAATTGAGAGCAATGCTTGCCATTCAGAAACAGCAGCAGCAGTTTAGCTATCAAACTGCAAAGGAAGGGGGATCTCTTGAAGAGAATTTGAGCTGTATCCCTTCTCTGGACCCAAGCTCACCTTTAGAACAGGGTGACTCCAACACGGCTTGTTTGGCAGTTGAAAATTCCTCAGTGGAAGACACGGCAGTGTATCTTCTTCAGGATGTTATCTCAAAG TTGGACCTCAAAATAAGACTCTGTATAAGAGATAGCTTGTTCCGACTGGCTCGAAGTGCTACACAGAGGCAATGTGGCAATGATAGTTGCAGCACCAAGAAGGGTGGAAGAGAAGTCagcaaaaaagaaataaacaccAATAACAG ACCACCCTATGTAGAGACTCAGACGAATCCAATAGACCGCACTGTAGCTCATCTGCTCTTCCATAATCCGTCGGAGTTGCCATCAACACTTGCTGAATTTCCCAAGTTATCAATGTTTTCTATGCTCAATTGTGAAAGAAAAGCAATTGGTTCACCAAGCTTTCCAGACAGATTTTTGCAAGAGAATTCTGAAACTAATTCAACCACAGCTCACCAGGGACCAAATGCTTCGGCCTCTGATAATGAAGTGGATATAATGAAAAGTAGCCCCTGCATTGAGTGTTTTGAGAATGCATCAAACAATGAAGGAGCAGATGCTAGTGTTATTGGGGTTGAAGCCGCATCGTGA
- the LOC107840158 gene encoding protein LNK2 isoform X6 codes for MFNWNDKELTDIIWGETGESDDHIVPHPDGSEGKAPSYGDNIKKEWAVEASNIKPTDQKKSTTKTDLSNIKLDGSSKHDSGGASITAGCRMELGADLSLTNATKSNQYSLGAEASNNLTEVPKHECLRDEGNRLGDDSRVLHHQNEELEQGDFIDYGWANIGSFDDLDKIFSNNNPLFGDTSLPNTLDLWSSCKDVTSSPDKSIPLSIDSPRLALGSPGSPSKRLKVKTEYRLDREKSSTADEENVNDITFNVPLCTDARDHGGGKSMLLPKQKGNNQERLLHGRLKLEQEGKFAQLQELCGSLSPHLNKFGMPSVTNQPCPASDLSQQSQLQGPECLQHKHFPGPFFASSIYGDTGNSNHFNKSQDASSKSLMMTPQEKIEKLRRRQQLRAMLAIQKQQQQFSYQTAKEGGSLEENLSCIPSLDPSSPLEQGDSNTACLAVENSSVEDTAVYLLQDVISKLDLKIRLCIRDSLFRLARSATQRQCGNDSCSTKKGGREVSKKEINTNNRPPYVETQTNPIDRTVAHLLFHNPSELPSTLAEFPKLSMFSMLNCERKAIGSPSFPDRFLQENSETNSTTAHQGPNASASDNEVDIMKSSPCIECFENASNNEGADASVIGVEAAS; via the exons CTAACGGATATAATATGGGGAGAAACTGGTGAGAGCGATGACCACATAGTGCCACATCCTGATGGAAGTGAAGGGAAAGCTCCATCTTATGGAGATAACATTAAGAAAGAATGGGCTGTGGAAGCTTCTAACATCAAGCCTACTGATCAGAAGAAATCTACAACTAAAACGGATCTGAGTAATATTAAACTAGATGGCAGTTCAAAACATGATAGTGGTGGAGCTAGCATCACAGCTGGATGCAGGATGGAATTGGGCGCTGATCTATCATTGACCAATGCTACAAAGAGTAATCAATATTCCTTGGGTGCTGAAGCATCTAATAATCTGACCGAAGTTCCAAAACATGAATGTCTTCGAG ATGAGGGAAATCGGCTTGGTGACGATTCTCGAGTTCTTCACCATCAGAATGAGGAACTGGAGCAAGGTGATTTTATTGATTATGGATGGGCTAACATTGGAAGTTTTGATGACCTTGATAAGATATTTAG CAACAACAACCCACTATTTGGAGATACAAGCCTTCCTAACACTCTCGACCTATGGTCATCTTGTAAAGATGTTACAAGCAGCCCAGATAAGTCTATTCCCTTGTCTATTGACTCTCCGAGGTTGGCGCTAGGATCTCCGGGAAGCCCATCCAAAAGATTAAAAGTTAAAACCGAATACAGGCTAGACCGAGAGAAGTCCTCCACTGCTGATGAAGAAAATGTTAATGACATCACATTTAATGTACCTCTGTGCACTGATGCTAGGGACCATGGTGGAGGCAAAAGTATGCTTTTACCGAAGCAAAAG GGAAATAACCAGGAAAGACTATTGCATGGTCGACTTAAATTAGAACAAGAAGGTAAATTTGCTCAGTTGCAGGAATTATGTGGATCCTTGTCTCCTCACCTGAACAAGTTTGGCATGCCATCTGTAACGAATCAACCTTGTCCAGCTTCAGATCTCAGTCAACAAAGTCAGCTTCAAGGACCAGAATGTTTGCAGCACAAACATTTTCCAGGTCCTTTTTTTGCTTCTTCTATCTATGGGGATACGG GCAATTCAAATCATTTCAACAAGTCTCAAGATGCTTCATCAAAATCTTTGATGATGACGCctcaagaaaaaattgaaaaactaagAAGGCGGCAGCAATTGAGAGCAATGCTTGCCATTCAGAAACAGCAGCAGCAGTTTAGCTATCAAACTGCAAAGGAAGGGGGATCTCTTGAAGAGAATTTGAGCTGTATCCCTTCTCTGGACCCAAGCTCACCTTTAGAACAGGGTGACTCCAACACGGCTTGTTTGGCAGTTGAAAATTCCTCAGTGGAAGACACGGCAGTGTATCTTCTTCAGGATGTTATCTCAAAG TTGGACCTCAAAATAAGACTCTGTATAAGAGATAGCTTGTTCCGACTGGCTCGAAGTGCTACACAGAGGCAATGTGGCAATGATAGTTGCAGCACCAAGAAGGGTGGAAGAGAAGTCagcaaaaaagaaataaacaccAATAACAG ACCACCCTATGTAGAGACTCAGACGAATCCAATAGACCGCACTGTAGCTCATCTGCTCTTCCATAATCCGTCGGAGTTGCCATCAACACTTGCTGAATTTCCCAAGTTATCAATGTTTTCTATGCTCAATTGTGAAAGAAAAGCAATTGGTTCACCAAGCTTTCCAGACAGATTTTTGCAAGAGAATTCTGAAACTAATTCAACCACAGCTCACCAGGGACCAAATGCTTCGGCCTCTGATAATGAAGTGGATATAATGAAAAGTAGCCCCTGCATTGAGTGTTTTGAGAATGCATCAAACAATGAAGGAGCAGATGCTAGTGTTATTGGGGTTGAAGCCGCATCGTGA
- the LOC107840158 gene encoding protein LNK2 isoform X7, with protein MFNWNDKELTDIIWGETGESDDHIVPHPDGSEGKAPSYGDNIKKEWAVEASNIKPTDQKKSTTKTDLSNIKLDGSSKHDSGGASITAGCRMELGADLSLTNATKSNQYSLGAEASNNLTEVPKHECLRDEGNRLGDDSRVLHHQNEELEQGDFIDYGWANIGSFDDLDKIFSNNNPLFGDTSLPNTLDLWSSCKDVTSSPDKSIPLSIDSPRLALGSPGSPSKRLKVKTEYRLDREKSSTADEENVNDITFNVPLCTDARDHGGGKSMLLPKQKFSHVQGNNQERLLHGRLKLEQEGKFAQLQELCGSLSPHLNKFGMPSVTNQPCPASDLSQQSQLQGPECLQHKHFPGNSNHFNKSQDASSKSLMMTPQEKIEKLRRRQQLRAMLAIQKQQQQFSYQTAKEGGSLEENLSCIPSLDPSSPLEQGDSNTACLAVENSSVEDTAVYLLQDVISKLDLKIRLCIRDSLFRLARSATQRQCGNDSCSTKKGGREVSKKEINTNNRPPYVETQTNPIDRTVAHLLFHNPSELPSTLAEFPKLSMFSMLNCERKAIGSPSFPDRFLQENSETNSTTAHQGPNASASDNEVDIMKSSPCIECFENASNNEGADASVIGVEAAS; from the exons CTAACGGATATAATATGGGGAGAAACTGGTGAGAGCGATGACCACATAGTGCCACATCCTGATGGAAGTGAAGGGAAAGCTCCATCTTATGGAGATAACATTAAGAAAGAATGGGCTGTGGAAGCTTCTAACATCAAGCCTACTGATCAGAAGAAATCTACAACTAAAACGGATCTGAGTAATATTAAACTAGATGGCAGTTCAAAACATGATAGTGGTGGAGCTAGCATCACAGCTGGATGCAGGATGGAATTGGGCGCTGATCTATCATTGACCAATGCTACAAAGAGTAATCAATATTCCTTGGGTGCTGAAGCATCTAATAATCTGACCGAAGTTCCAAAACATGAATGTCTTCGAG ATGAGGGAAATCGGCTTGGTGACGATTCTCGAGTTCTTCACCATCAGAATGAGGAACTGGAGCAAGGTGATTTTATTGATTATGGATGGGCTAACATTGGAAGTTTTGATGACCTTGATAAGATATTTAG CAACAACAACCCACTATTTGGAGATACAAGCCTTCCTAACACTCTCGACCTATGGTCATCTTGTAAAGATGTTACAAGCAGCCCAGATAAGTCTATTCCCTTGTCTATTGACTCTCCGAGGTTGGCGCTAGGATCTCCGGGAAGCCCATCCAAAAGATTAAAAGTTAAAACCGAATACAGGCTAGACCGAGAGAAGTCCTCCACTGCTGATGAAGAAAATGTTAATGACATCACATTTAATGTACCTCTGTGCACTGATGCTAGGGACCATGGTGGAGGCAAAAGTATGCTTTTACCGAAGCAAAAG TTCTCTCATGTACAGGGAAATAACCAGGAAAGACTATTGCATGGTCGACTTAAATTAGAACAAGAAGGTAAATTTGCTCAGTTGCAGGAATTATGTGGATCCTTGTCTCCTCACCTGAACAAGTTTGGCATGCCATCTGTAACGAATCAACCTTGTCCAGCTTCAGATCTCAGTCAACAAAGTCAGCTTCAAGGACCAGAATGTTTGCAGCACAAACATTTTCCAG GCAATTCAAATCATTTCAACAAGTCTCAAGATGCTTCATCAAAATCTTTGATGATGACGCctcaagaaaaaattgaaaaactaagAAGGCGGCAGCAATTGAGAGCAATGCTTGCCATTCAGAAACAGCAGCAGCAGTTTAGCTATCAAACTGCAAAGGAAGGGGGATCTCTTGAAGAGAATTTGAGCTGTATCCCTTCTCTGGACCCAAGCTCACCTTTAGAACAGGGTGACTCCAACACGGCTTGTTTGGCAGTTGAAAATTCCTCAGTGGAAGACACGGCAGTGTATCTTCTTCAGGATGTTATCTCAAAG TTGGACCTCAAAATAAGACTCTGTATAAGAGATAGCTTGTTCCGACTGGCTCGAAGTGCTACACAGAGGCAATGTGGCAATGATAGTTGCAGCACCAAGAAGGGTGGAAGAGAAGTCagcaaaaaagaaataaacaccAATAACAG ACCACCCTATGTAGAGACTCAGACGAATCCAATAGACCGCACTGTAGCTCATCTGCTCTTCCATAATCCGTCGGAGTTGCCATCAACACTTGCTGAATTTCCCAAGTTATCAATGTTTTCTATGCTCAATTGTGAAAGAAAAGCAATTGGTTCACCAAGCTTTCCAGACAGATTTTTGCAAGAGAATTCTGAAACTAATTCAACCACAGCTCACCAGGGACCAAATGCTTCGGCCTCTGATAATGAAGTGGATATAATGAAAAGTAGCCCCTGCATTGAGTGTTTTGAGAATGCATCAAACAATGAAGGAGCAGATGCTAGTGTTATTGGGGTTGAAGCCGCATCGTGA
- the LOC107840158 gene encoding protein LNK2 isoform X1, which translates to MFNWNDKELTDIIWGETGESDDHIVPHPDGSEGKAPSYGDNIKKEWAVEASNIKPTDQKKSTTKTDLSNIKLDGSSKHDSGGASITAGCRMELGADLSLTNATKSNQYSLGAEASNNLTEVPKHECLRDEGNRLGDDSRVLHHQNEELEQGDFIDYGWANIGSFDDLDKIFSNNNPLFGDTSLPNTLDLWSSCKDVTSSPDKSIPLSIDSPRLALGSPGSPSKRLKVKTEYRLDREKSSTADEENVNDITFNVPLCTDARDHGGGKSMLLPKQKFSHVQGNNQERLLHGRLKLEQEGKFAQLQELCGSLSPHLNKFGMPSVTNQPCPASDLSQQSQLQGPECLQHKHFPGPFFASSIYGDTGNYCFPMPVWPQFHSGQAIHQHIISSYKDSPGNSNHFNKSQDASSKSLMMTPQEKIEKLRRRQQLRAMLAIQKQQQQFSYQTAKEGGSLEENLSCIPSLDPSSPLEQGDSNTACLAVENSSVEDTAVYLLQDVISKLDLKIRLCIRDSLFRLARSATQRQCGNDSCSTKKGGREVSKKEINTNNRPPYVETQTNPIDRTVAHLLFHNPSELPSTLAEFPKLSMFSMLNCERKAIGSPSFPDRFLQENSETNSTTAHQGPNASASDNEVDIMKSSPCIECFENASNNEGADASVIGVEAAS; encoded by the exons CTAACGGATATAATATGGGGAGAAACTGGTGAGAGCGATGACCACATAGTGCCACATCCTGATGGAAGTGAAGGGAAAGCTCCATCTTATGGAGATAACATTAAGAAAGAATGGGCTGTGGAAGCTTCTAACATCAAGCCTACTGATCAGAAGAAATCTACAACTAAAACGGATCTGAGTAATATTAAACTAGATGGCAGTTCAAAACATGATAGTGGTGGAGCTAGCATCACAGCTGGATGCAGGATGGAATTGGGCGCTGATCTATCATTGACCAATGCTACAAAGAGTAATCAATATTCCTTGGGTGCTGAAGCATCTAATAATCTGACCGAAGTTCCAAAACATGAATGTCTTCGAG ATGAGGGAAATCGGCTTGGTGACGATTCTCGAGTTCTTCACCATCAGAATGAGGAACTGGAGCAAGGTGATTTTATTGATTATGGATGGGCTAACATTGGAAGTTTTGATGACCTTGATAAGATATTTAG CAACAACAACCCACTATTTGGAGATACAAGCCTTCCTAACACTCTCGACCTATGGTCATCTTGTAAAGATGTTACAAGCAGCCCAGATAAGTCTATTCCCTTGTCTATTGACTCTCCGAGGTTGGCGCTAGGATCTCCGGGAAGCCCATCCAAAAGATTAAAAGTTAAAACCGAATACAGGCTAGACCGAGAGAAGTCCTCCACTGCTGATGAAGAAAATGTTAATGACATCACATTTAATGTACCTCTGTGCACTGATGCTAGGGACCATGGTGGAGGCAAAAGTATGCTTTTACCGAAGCAAAAG TTCTCTCATGTACAGGGAAATAACCAGGAAAGACTATTGCATGGTCGACTTAAATTAGAACAAGAAGGTAAATTTGCTCAGTTGCAGGAATTATGTGGATCCTTGTCTCCTCACCTGAACAAGTTTGGCATGCCATCTGTAACGAATCAACCTTGTCCAGCTTCAGATCTCAGTCAACAAAGTCAGCTTCAAGGACCAGAATGTTTGCAGCACAAACATTTTCCAGGTCCTTTTTTTGCTTCTTCTATCTATGGGGATACGGGTAATTATTGTTTTCCCATGCCTGTCTGGCCACAGTTTCATTCTGGACAAGCAATCCATCAACATATCATTTCAAGTTATAAAGATTCTCCAGGCAATTCAAATCATTTCAACAAGTCTCAAGATGCTTCATCAAAATCTTTGATGATGACGCctcaagaaaaaattgaaaaactaagAAGGCGGCAGCAATTGAGAGCAATGCTTGCCATTCAGAAACAGCAGCAGCAGTTTAGCTATCAAACTGCAAAGGAAGGGGGATCTCTTGAAGAGAATTTGAGCTGTATCCCTTCTCTGGACCCAAGCTCACCTTTAGAACAGGGTGACTCCAACACGGCTTGTTTGGCAGTTGAAAATTCCTCAGTGGAAGACACGGCAGTGTATCTTCTTCAGGATGTTATCTCAAAG TTGGACCTCAAAATAAGACTCTGTATAAGAGATAGCTTGTTCCGACTGGCTCGAAGTGCTACACAGAGGCAATGTGGCAATGATAGTTGCAGCACCAAGAAGGGTGGAAGAGAAGTCagcaaaaaagaaataaacaccAATAACAG ACCACCCTATGTAGAGACTCAGACGAATCCAATAGACCGCACTGTAGCTCATCTGCTCTTCCATAATCCGTCGGAGTTGCCATCAACACTTGCTGAATTTCCCAAGTTATCAATGTTTTCTATGCTCAATTGTGAAAGAAAAGCAATTGGTTCACCAAGCTTTCCAGACAGATTTTTGCAAGAGAATTCTGAAACTAATTCAACCACAGCTCACCAGGGACCAAATGCTTCGGCCTCTGATAATGAAGTGGATATAATGAAAAGTAGCCCCTGCATTGAGTGTTTTGAGAATGCATCAAACAATGAAGGAGCAGATGCTAGTGTTATTGGGGTTGAAGCCGCATCGTGA